GGACTTGGGCCAGGAGGTCGGCGGCGGTCTCCAGGTCGCCGGTGGCCAGCGCCTCATTGCCGCGGGTCACGGTCTCGTGCAGGACGGCCAACGCCGCGGGTACGCCCAGGTCGTCGTTCATTGCCGACGCGAAGGACTCGGGGACGTCTGCCGCGGGTGCGCGGATGCCGCACCTTTCGACTGCTCGGCGAAGGAATGACTCGATGCGTCGGTAGGCGGTCGCCGATTCGTCGAGCGACTGCGGCGAGTACTCCAGCATCGACCGGTAGTGGGCCGATCCCAGGTAGTACCGCAGCTCGATCGCACGAACCTGGGACAGCACGTGTGAGACAAGAAGCGAGTTGCCCAGCGACTTGCTCATCTTCTCGCCCGCCGTGGTGACCCAGCCGTTGTGCATCCAGTACCGGGCGAAGCGGTCACCCGCCGCCTGGGACTGCGCGATCTCGTTCTCATGGTGCGGGAAGATCAAGTCGATGCCACCGCCGTGGATGTCGAACTCAGGGCCGCAGTACTTGGCGGCCATCGCCGAACACTCCAGGTGCCAGCCGGGACGGCCGGCGCCCCACGGTGTGGGCCAGGTCGGGCCGCCTTCACGTGCCCCCTTCCACATCGCGAAGTCCCGCGGATCCCGTTTGGCGGTCGAGGACGAGTCGGCTGCCGGCTGCATGTCGGCGAGCCGTTGACCGCTCAGTGATCCGTACTCGGGGAATGAGCGGACGTCGAAGTAGACGTCGCCGTCGTCCGTGGCGTAAGCGTGGCCCGAGGTGATGAGCCGATCCATCAAGTCGACCATTTCGGGGATATGCCCTGTCGCCCGCGGTGAGTAGGTGGGGTCAAGGACGCCGAGGCTTCGGTACGCGTCATCAAAACTGCGTTCGTGGGTGTAGGCCCACGACCACCAAGGGATGTCCGCCTCTCGCGACTTGGCGAGGATCTTGTCGTCGATGTCGGTCACGTTGCGTACGAAGGTGACGTCGTAGCCGGAGAAACTCATCCAGCGCCGCAAGATGTCGAAGACCAAAGCCGATCGGACATGTCCGATGTGCGGGTCCGATTGGACCGTCGCACCGCACACGTAGATGGACACTTCACCTTCCCGCAGGGGGATGAACTCACGCAACGAACGCGAGGCGGTGTCGTGCAGGCGCAGGGTCACCCGTCAAGGTTAGGGCCTGTGCGGGATCCATTCATAAGGGCTTGGCCGGGCGGATGGCCACGAGAGCCGTGGCGATCGCCGCCAGGCCCTCGCCGCGACCGGTCAGACCCAAACCGTCGGTCGTCGTGGCGCTGATGCTCACGTGACAACCGGCTGCCGCCGACATGATGGCTGCAGCCTCGTCGCGGCGAGGCGCCATGCGCGGCGAGTTGCCGATGACCTGAATGGCGATGTTCTGAGGCACGTGACCGGCGGCTCGGACCCGTACCGCCGTCTCGGTGAGCAATCGGCTCCCGCTCGCTCCCGCCCACTGCGGATCAGACGTGCCGAACTGCGAGCCGAGATCACCCAGGCCGCAAGCGGACAGCAACGCATCACACGCGGCGTGGCTGGCGACATCGGCATCGCTGTGACCGGCCAGTCCCACCTCTCCGGGCCACAACAGTCCGCCCAGCCACATCTCCCGGGTCGCGTCGAAGGCGTGGACATCAAC
The DNA window shown above is from Candidatus Nanopelagicales bacterium and carries:
- the cysS gene encoding cysteine--tRNA ligase; translated protein: MTLRLHDTASRSLREFIPLREGEVSIYVCGATVQSDPHIGHVRSALVFDILRRWMSFSGYDVTFVRNVTDIDDKILAKSREADIPWWSWAYTHERSFDDAYRSLGVLDPTYSPRATGHIPEMVDLMDRLITSGHAYATDDGDVYFDVRSFPEYGSLSGQRLADMQPAADSSSTAKRDPRDFAMWKGAREGGPTWPTPWGAGRPGWHLECSAMAAKYCGPEFDIHGGGIDLIFPHHENEIAQSQAAGDRFARYWMHNGWVTTAGEKMSKSLGNSLLVSHVLSQVRAIELRYYLGSAHYRSMLEYSPQSLDESATAYRRIESFLRRAVERCGIRAPAADVPESFASAMNDDLGVPAALAVLHETVTRGNEALATGDLETAADLLAQVRRMSDILGFDPLAPSWQDTTDNPSDQALDTIVSAMLAQRADARAAKDFAAADRIRDDLLAAGLAIEDGPTGSSWSWAEPKAP
- the ispF gene encoding 2-C-methyl-D-erythritol 2,4-cyclodiphosphate synthase produces the protein MFTDLRVGIGVDVHAFDATREMWLGGLLWPGEVGLAGHSDADVASHAACDALLSACGLGDLGSQFGTSDPQWAGASGSRLLTETAVRVRAAGHVPQNIAIQVIGNSPRMAPRRDEAAAIMSAAAGCHVSISATTTDGLGLTGRGEGLAAIATALVAIRPAKPL